The following DNA comes from Mucisphaera calidilacus.
GATCGAGGCGGGTGAGCGTTACCAGACGCTTCTGGGTGCGACGGGGACGGGCAAAACGTTCACGATGGCGAACGTCATTGCGCGGGTGAACAAGCCGACGCTGATCATCTCGCACAACAAGACGCTGGCGGCGCAGCTGTACGAGGAGATGCGGGAGCTGTTCCCGAACAACGCGGTGTCGTACTTCGTGTCGTACTACGACTACTACCAGCCGGAGGCGTACATCCCGCAGCGGGACATCTATATCGAGAAGGACTCGTCGCGGAACGATGACCTGGATCGGTTGCGGATGGCGGCGACGAGCAACCTGGTGTCGCGTCGGGACACGATCGTGGTGGCGTCGGTGTCGTGTATTTTCGGTCTGGGTTCGCCTGACGCGTTCAAGAACGCGGTGATGAGCATCAGCGTGGGTCAGATGCTGCCGCGGCAGGACTTTCTGCGGGGGTTGACGGACCTTCAGTACGCGCGGTCGGAGTATGAGTTGAAGCGTGGGACGTTCCGTGTGCGTGGGGACGTGATCGAGCTGGTGCCTGCGTCGGAGGAGTTCGCGTACCGGATTGAGCTGTTCGGGGATGAGATCGAGTCGCTGGCGCTGATCCATCCGACGTCGGGGGAGTTGCTGGCGGAGGAGCAGCACCTGCACGTGTTCCCGGCGGTGAACTACGTGATGCCTGAGGAGAAGCTGGAGGGTGCGCTGGGTTCGATCCGTGAGGAGCTGGACCGTCGTGTGATGGCGCTGCGTTCGGAGGCGAAGCTGCTGGAGGCTCAGCGTCTGCTGGCGCGGACGAAGTATGACCTGGAGATGATGGCGGAGGTGGGTTACTGCTCGGGCGTGGAGAATTACTCGCGTCACCTTGATGGTCGTCCTGCGGGTTCGCGGCCTTACACGCTGCTGGACTATTTCCCGTCGGACGACTGGCTGATGATGATCGATGAGAGTCACGTGACGCTGCCTCAGGTTCAGGCGATGTACAACGGCGATCAGGCGCGCAAGCGTGTGCTGGTGGATCACGGCTTCCGCCTGCCTTCGGCGCTGGACAACCGGCCGTTGAAGTTCGAGGAGGTGGAGAAGACGTGGAGTCAGGTGGTGTTCGTGACGGCGACGCCCGGGCCTTACGAGATGGAGCAGACGCGGGGTCAGGTGGTGGAGCAGATCATCCGTCCGACGGGGCTGGTGGACCCGGTGATCGAGGTGCGTCCGGCGGACGGTCAGGTGCCGGACCTGTTGACGATGGTGCGGGAGCGGAAGGCGGCGGGCGAGCGTGTGCTGGTGACGACGCTGACCAAGCGTCTGGCGGAGGATCTGGCGGCGTACCTGGCGGGTCAGGAGATCAACTGCCGGTACCTGCACTCGGAGATCGACACGCTGGATCGGGTGGCGATCCTTCGCGAGCTGCGTGAGGGTCAGTTTGATGTGCTGGTGGGCGTGAACCTGCTGCGTGAGGGGCTGGACCTGCCTGAGGTGTCGATGGTGGCGATCCTGGACGCGGACAAGACGGGATTCCTGAGGTCGGCGACGAGTCTGATCCAGCAGATGGGTCGCGCGGCGCGGAACGTGAATGCTTATGTGGTGCTGTACGCGGACTCGGTGACGCCCGCGATGCAGGCGGCGATGGACGAGACGGAGCGTCGTCGTGCGAAGCAGCTGGCATACAACGCGGAGCACGGGATCACGCCGAAGACGGTGGAGAAGGCGATCCGCAAGGGGATCGAGCTGGAGCTCCGGGCGCGTCGGACGGCGCGGAAGCTGATGAACGAGGAGGTGGAGGAGGAGGCGATCGACCGGGACGAGCTGCTGGCGGAGCTTCGGAAACAGATGTACGAGGCGGCGGAGTCGCTTGAGTTCGAGAAGGCGGCGGGGATCCGGGATCAGATCAAGCAGATCGAGGCGTCGCCTGAGTTGAAGCGTGTCCCGGCGGCGATGAAGCCGGAGAAGAAGCCGGGGACGCCTGGCGTGCGTGTGGTGAAGCGTGGGAAGAAGCGGAAGGCGGGTCAGCCTTAATCGGGCTTCTGATCATCGTCGTGGCCGGAGTCCGAGTGCCTGGGCGAGTGCGTAGTTGGGGTTGAGGTTGTCGTCGGCGATGCCGAAGCCGCCCTTGTAGTCCCACATGGTCCAGACGATGCCGTTGCGTTCGAGCGCCTGGCGCATGTGGCGTGACCACGTGATGCGGTCCTCGGCCCTGGCGTGGGGGATGTAGACGCCGAACTCGTTGCACATGATGGGGACGTTGTGCTGTCGGGCCCAGTCGCCGGCCTGATCGATGCGTTGGTTGATGCGTTGGGCGTTCCACTGCTGGTTGCCGTAGTCGGTCAGCCACTGGATGACGTCGACGTCGGTGGTGTTGTCGATGAGGATGCGGACGTTGTCGGGGGTCGAGGGGTAGGGGACCATGCTGACCTGCTGGGGGACGGGTCCGGCCCAGTTAGCGCCCTGGTGGGTGAAGATGAAGGGGTCGTAGCAGTGGAAGTTGTAGACGACGTTGTCCATCTCGAGGGGTTTGAGTTTGAGGAGTTCGTCGATGCCTGACCAGCGGTCGGCGGCGGCGATGATGGTGTGATTGGGTGCCGCGGCGCGGACGGCCCTGGCGATGTCGGTCTGGAAGGTCTGCCAGAGGTCGTCGGGGTAGTCGAGGGGTTCGTTGAGGAGTTCGAACCAGAGCCGCTGGGGCGGGTGATTGGCGTGGTGGGCGGCGAGGGCGGACCAGTTCTTGATGAAGGCTGCGCGTGCTTCGGGGTCCTCGATGAGGCGTTGTTTGAATTCTTCGCCCGGGTGGATGTCGAGGATGACGTTGAGGCGTGACTTGAGGATCATGCGGAGGCCGACGTCGAGGGCGTAGAGTCGGCTCTTGTTGAGCTGGCCGGGTTGTTCGTTGTTGAAGAGCCCGTCGGGCTCGACGGAGACGCGGACGTGGTCGAAGCCGAGTCTGCTGATGAGGTCGATGTCCTGCTGGGTGATCTTGGAGAAGAAGTAGTCATTGGTGTAGCCGCGTGGGTCGAAGACCTGGGCGTGCCAGTGGCTGAGGTTGATGCCGCGTCGGAAGCCGTTGAGGTCCTGTGCCATCAGCGTGAGGGGTGTGAGGAGGGTGATCAGGATCAGCGTGAGGAATCGATGCATGGCTGACTTCTCCAAGGGTAGCTTGTGTGATGCACAGACTACCTGAGGATAGCGGGCTGGCGTCGGATGCGTGGGGCAATCATGCGAGATTGAGGGGCAAATGCGGTGGCGTGATCGTCTGGCGGGGCGGGTAGACTGCGCTGCTTGAGTGTCCTGAAAAGATGGAGACCGCTGATGCGTCGGATTCTGGTGTTGGTTGTTGTGCTGGCGTGCTGCGTGGCGGCGCGTGGTGAGGTGGAGGATTTCACGTTCCTGCAGGTGAGTGACATGCACCTGAACCCGCGGCCGGAGGGTGCGGCTTATGAGCCGGACGGCCGGAGCGTGAAGGCGATGGCGTGGGTGGCGGGTGAGAGCGGGAAGGAGCAGTCGCTGGAGCCTTACCAGGTGACGGCTGTGGCGCCGGACCTGACGCTGTTCACGGGCGATCTGTTTGAGTATTCGGTGATCGGTGACACGTGGGGGGACCTGGAGCGTGCGCTGGCGGGGTTCCGGACCACGAACTACCTGATGCCCGGGAATCACGACAACACGTGGGCGAGCATCACGCCGAAGCTTCGCGCATTGTACATGCACCGCGAGGGGATCAACGCGAGCGTGGAGGGGCATTACGCGTTTACGCACAAGGGCGTGCGGTTCATTCAGTTGAACACGTCGGGTCTGCTGGAGGCGGTGCCGGCGATTCCGCGGGGGATGCTGACGTGGCTGCGCGGGGAGTTGGACGGTCTGGATCCTTCGATGCCGATCATCGTGTCGATGCACCACCCGCTGATCGGCTCGCGGAGTTACGCGAGCGAGTACGACACGCTGCGTCTGCATGAAGTGTTGCGCGGGCGGAACGTGGTGCTGCTGCTGGACGGTCACTGGCATTCGGCGCAGGTGCGCAGGTGGCATCAGTATGACTCGGTGTGCGGCGGGAGCACGTTCGGGAAGAACACGGGCTACAACATCATCTCGATTCAGGACGGGATGCTGCGGGTGGCGTATCGGTACAAGGAGGACCCGCTGGGGATGGACGGCCTTGTGGAGAAGCGGATTGACGCGGAGCCGGCGTATCTCAAGAGTGAGTTGGTGATTCCGGCGTCGACGCGTCATGGCGAGGCGGTGCGTGTGTCGCTTCGTGTGACGGGTGGTGATCGGGTCACGTCGGCGCGGCTTCGTGTGGACGGTGATGTCGAGGGCATGCTTGCGCTGGAGCAGGAGGGCGCGTCGTGGTCGGGTGTGATCGAGACGTCGTCGATGGTGCCGGGTCGTCACTTTCTGGCGATCGAGGCGGAGCGTGCGGACGGCGCGGTGTTCACGCGGGCGGGTGAGTTCTTCGTGGAGCCTGATCCGGGTGTGATGCGTGTTGAGCGTCGTCAGTTGGTGTCGGGGGTCAAGGCGGGGATGATCCCGCTGGATGACGGTGTGATGCTGGCGAGTGTGGATGGCGCGATCTACCAACTCGGCGAGGACCTTCGCGTTCGTGTGGTGATGGGTCAGGGTGGGCAGATCGTGCATGGTTTTGCGGGGACTGAGGATCGGCTTTTCTATGGCCGGGACTCGGGGTACATGCAGAGTTCGCGTTACCCGACCGTGAAAGAACGCATGGGCTGGATGAAGAATCTGAATGAGCCTTTGTACGCGCCGGCGGTCGTTGCGGACGGGGTGGTGTATGTGGGTGATGCGTCGGGTCGTGTGCACGCGCTGGACGCGACGAACGGCGAGCCGATCTGGAAGACCAAGGTTGCGGCGTACGGGATCGAGGCGGCTTGTGCGGTGACGGATGAGCTGGTGATCGTGGGTGCGTGGGACGGTTTTATTCACGCGTTGGACCGTGAGACCGGCGAACAGCGGTGGAGCGTTTGGAACGCGAAGGGCCAGACGGACCGCAAGAGCCGCTACTACGGGCCGGCGGACAGTGCCCCGGTGGTGATGGGCGAGAGGCTGTTCGTGACCGATCGCGGTTACGTGCTGGGCGCGTACACGCTGGAGGGCGAGTTCGAGGGCGTGGTGATGGAGGGGATCACGGCGATCAGCCGGAGTGAGGATGGCGAGCACTTCTACGGCCGTGGCTTGTCGGACCGGGTGATGAAGTTTGATGCCGAGGGCGAGGTGGTGTGGGAGGTTGAGGTGCCTGCGGGTCGTCTGCCGGTGCCGGCTACTGAGCGTGGCGGGCGTGTGGCGGTGACGTCGAACGATGGTCTGCTGAGTGTGCTGGACGCTGAGGACGGCTCGCTTGTGGCGCAGGTGCGTGTTAGTCCCGGGCTGTACGTTCAAGCACCGGCGGCGATTGATGCCGCGGGCAGGGTTTATGTGGCGGACCTGGACGGCGTGGTCACCCGGGTGACGCTGGCCGAGTGAGGCTGGAGTCGGGCTCAAAGAAATACCCCCAGGCCCCTTGACGGGCCCGGGGGCGGAACACGGTCGGTGTCAGCGAACGTCGTGATTAGCGACGACGCAGCATGGCGAGACAGCCCAGACCGGTGAGGGCGAGTGATGCCGGCTCGGGGACGACGTCCCAGGTGGCCGGGCGGCTGGCGAAGCCGTCGATGAACTCGTTGTGGCCGGCGTAGAAGGGGCCGAGGAGTTCGGGCTGCGCGTCGAAGTTGACGACGTTGTCGTTGTACATGGCGACGCCGTTCTCGGCATCGATGGAGAGGCGGGCCCAGTCGGCGTCGACGCCGGTGAGGTCGAACTCGGCGAGGATGTCCCAGGTGCTGTTCTGGCCGCCGTTCTTGGCGTCGACGAGGTAGAGGAAGACGTCGACTTCGCTGCGGGAGATGAGCCAGGCCAGGCCGGTCGAGCCGTTGATGCCCGAGCCGACGCTGAGGCGGCTGGCGGGGTCGGGGACGTTGAAGAAGATGCCGGAGTTACCGATGCCGAACATGGTGGACTCGGCGGAGGGGTTCGCGCCGCCACGGAGCGGGGTGGGGTTGGTGTCGATGTAGGCGTAGATGTCGAAGCCATCGACGAGTTCGTTGGAGGTGGCGAAGGTGCCGCCGAAGTCGGCCATGGCGATGGCGTTGCCGCCCTGCGGTGAAGCGGGGATGGCGGTGGGGTTCATCGCGGAGACAACGGTGGGGTCGATGACCTCGGGGTTGATGTAGGAGGCGGTGTAGTCGCCGGTGAGGGTGGTGCCGGTGGCGAGGCCGTCGACGTCGGGGACGTTGTGGCTGACGACCTGGGGGAGGTTGTTGGAGGCACCGGGTGTCTGGGGGAGCTGGCCGAAGTCGTAGCCGTTGACATCGGTATCGACGCCGTCGAGGTAGCGGCTCATCGACTGGCCGACGCCGACGCCGGGGACGAGGCTCTGGCTGGCGTAGATGCCGCCGCCGAGCTGTGCACCGATGACGGGATCTGTGGTGGCGATGCCCTTGGAGGTCTCGAAGGCCACGGCGTCGATCAGGGCGCCGGCCGCGTCGTAGAGCTCAACGGTCTCGTTGCGGTCTTCCATGTAGCCCTGGTCCTGCGACGCGAGGCCGGAGGCGGGACGGGGAAGCGGGGTGTAGTCGACGTTGGGGACGTTGGCCGAACCGACGACGAAGTAGCCGCCCGCGGGGATGATCGAGCCGGCGGGGAGGGGGTAGTTGGGGCCGGCGCCGAAGGGGTCGCGGGTGTCGAGGACCCAGCCGGAGAGGTCGACGTCGGCGGTGCCGGCGTTGTAGAGCTCGATGAACTCGCCGTCGGGTTCGGACGAACCGCTGTTGTCGTTGACGTCGAGGTCGTAGAGGACCTCGTTGACGTAGACCTGGGCGTCGGCGTTGGCGCCGAAGCCCATGAGTGCTGCGATGAGCAGGGTTGAAGTGGTGACGCGTTCCATTTCTCGAATCCTCCTGTGGGGTTACGGATGCGGGCGACATTGCCCTGGGGTGAACAAGACCCGGGTGACGCGTTGGCATCACCCGGGCGTGTGGGTCAGCGGCGGCGGATCAGTGCGAGGGCACCGAGGCCGATGAGCGCAGCCCCGGCGGGCTCGGGTGTCTGTGTGGTTTCGAAGTTGGTGGCGAGGATGGAGAGGTCGAGGAGGTTGACCAGTCCGTCTCCGTTGAAGTCGCCGTCGGCGTTGGTGTAGGGGGTGTCGGTTCCGTCGAAGTTGGAGGCGAGGACGGAGAGGTCGAGGAGGTTGACGAGGCCGTCGCCGTTGGCGTCGCCGGGGAGGCTGACGACGGAGCTGACCATGTCCCAGGTGGCGGGCCGGGTGGCGCGGCCGTCGACGAACTCGTTGAAGCCGACGTAGAAGGTGCCGAGGAGATCGGGCTGTGCGTCGAAGTTGATGATTTCGTCGTTGTAGGTGGCGACGCCGTTCTCGGCATCGATGGAGAGACGTGCCCAGTCGGCGGCTTCGTCGGTGAGGTCGTACTGAGCGAGGATGTCCCAGGTGTCGTAGTCGCGTCCGCCCTGCTTGGCGTCGACGAGGTAGAGGGTGGCGTCGACGTCGGTGCGGAGGAAGAGCCAGGCGAGGCCGGTGGAGCCGTTGACGTTGGATCCGGTGGCGCCGAGCTTGTCTTCGGGGTCGGGGATGTTGAAGTTGGCGTCGGTCGTGCCGATGCCGAACATCGTGGATTCCTGCGGCGTGTTGCCGTCGGCGCGGGTCACGACGGAGGTTTCGAGGTAGGCGTAGATATCGATCTTGTCGACGAGTTCCTGGCCGGCGACCATGGTGCCGCCGGAGGAGTCGGAGACTGCGATGGCGTTGCCGCCCTGGGGTGAGGGGACGATGACGGTGGGGTTGAGGGTGGAGACCACGGTGGGGTCGATGACGGTGGCTGCGACCCAGGACTCGGTGTATTCGGTGAGGGTCGCGCCCTCGGCGAGGCCGTCGACGTCGGGGACGACGTGTTGTGGGACGGAGGGGAGTGCGTTGGGTGCGCCGGGGGTGGCCTTGAAGGCGCCGAAGTCGTAGCCGTTGACGTTGGTGTCGTGGCCGTCGATGTAGCGGCTGACGGAGATGTTGCCGTCGGCGCGGATGGACTGGAAGTTGCTCCAGAGGCCGCCGGGGACGGTGGAGGCGGAGGGGTTGGTCTCGTCGATGTCGGGGCCGGCACCGATTTCGGCGAAGACCTCGGCGGGGATGAAGATCTGGTTGGCGTCGGCGCCGCTCACCCACTTGTTGACTTCGTAGCGGACGGCATCCTGGAGCACGCCGGTGTTGCTGTAGAGTTCGATGGTTTCGCTGCGGTCCTCGAAGAGCCCCTGCTTGGCCTGGCTGCCGTTGCCGTTGGGGGTGTTGTAGTAGGGGGTGAGGACCTGATCGACGTTGGGGACCGAGCCCCAGCCCATGACGTAGAAGTCGCCGGCGGCGAGGGTGGTGCCTGCGGGGATCTCGAAGGAGGCGTTGAGGCCGCTGAGTCCGTCGGAGTCGACGGTGTCCCAGGCGTCGAGGGTCCAGCCGCTGATGTCGACGGGGCCGTTGCCGGCGTTGTAGAGCTCGACGAACTCGCGGTTGGTGTCCTCGGCGTCGTAGTTGTTGGTGTCGTAGATAAACTCGTTGATGACGACCTGGCCGCTGGCGGCGGAGGTCGAGAGGGCGAGTGCGAGCGCGAGCAAGGAACGTGTCTTGAGCATCCTGATATCTCCTCAGTGAGTGCTTGCGGGCGGAGTGGACAACGGCAGAACATCGCCGGGTCCCGGGGGTGTTATGAAAATTATGCAGAGGATGTTCAGATATAACCACGAGTGAATTCGCGATTTTTGATACGGAATTGACCCTTTAACTGATCTCTAACGTTAATATTGTGATATTCTCAACTCATGGAACCGTTACTCGAGCATCTGACGCCGACGCCCCAGTCTTCGTTTCGCCTGTACACGCGCGTGGATGATCACTTTTCATTCGAGTGGCATCACCATCCGGAGTACGAGTTGACGCTGATTCTGGAGGGTTATGGTCGCCGTTTCGTGGGCGATTCGATTCACGGGTACGAGGCGGGTGACTTGGTGCTGATCGGCCCGTATCTGCCGCACACGTGGCAGTCGGACGAATCGTCTTCGGACAACACGGCGGTGGTGATCCACTTCACGGAGGCGTGGGTGAAGCAGGGTGTGGGGAGTTGGCCGGAGTTGCAGTATCTGGCGCGGATGCTGGATCGCTCGACACACGGGCTGCTGTTCGATGAGCGGACGCGTGCGCGTGCGGCGGAGGGTCTCAAGGCGTTGTCGTCGATGTCGGGGCTTGGGCGTCTGGCCCGTCTGCTGGAGGTTCTGTACGGGTTGGCGAGTGACCCGAAGGCACGGACGATCGCGTCGCCGGGGTATCGCCGTTCGTCGCGACCGATTGACCCTCGGATTGATCGGGTGTGTCGTTTCGTGAATGACCGGATCAACGAGGAGCTGACCCAGCGTGAGGTTGCGGCGATGATCCGGATGAAGCCGACGAGCTTCTCGCGTCTGTTCAAGCGTGCGATGGGCAAGACGTTTATTGAGTACGTGCATGAGCTGCGGATCGCGAACGCGTGCCGCGGCCTGGTTGAGTCGGATGACCCGATCACGGACGTCTGTTTCCGTTCGGGCTTCAACAATGTTTCGAATTTTAATCGTGTGTTCCGGAGGCTGGTGGGCGTGAGTCCGCGAGCGTATCGACGACAGTTCCACGAGCCTGCGGCGCGTGCGTGAAGCACGGAGAGGAAGAGCATGAATCTGACCATGGAATCAGCGGCACTGACGGAGGCGTTGGATCAGCCCTTTGCGCTGAGCGCGACGCATCTCGAGCGCTTCGCGAAGTTCGGTTACGTCAAGATCCCGGGTGTGTTGTCGCCTGAGTTGCTGGAGGCGGTCCGCGAGCCGATCGGGCGGGTCGTGCAGGCGAACAACAAGCATGCGGGTGTTCCGATCGAGGAGCGTGACACGTACGGCAAGGCGTTCATTCAGGTGACGAACATCTGGGAGCAGAGCGAGGAGGCCAGGCGTTTTGTGATGGGCAAGCGTCTGGGGCGCATCGCGGCGGAGCTGCTGGGTGTTGCCGGTGTGCGTCTGTACCACGATCAGGCGTTGTACAAGGAGCCATCGGGCGGGATCACGCCCTGGCATCTGGATCAGTACTACTGGCCCCTGGCGACCGACCGGACGGTGACGGTGTGGATTCCGCTGGTGGAGATCCCGATCGAGATGGGTCCGCTGAGTTTTGCGGCCGGCAGTCAGGAACTGGATTTTGGTCGCGACATGGCGATCTCGGATGACAGCGAGACGGCGTTGCGTGACGCGTTGGAGCGTGAGGCTTATCCGGTGGAGGCGTCGGCCTACGCGCTGGGTGAGGTGTCGTTCCACCTTGGCTGGACGGCGCACCGCGCGGGTCCGAACCGTGGCGAGCGTGCGCGTGAGGTCATGACGATGATCTACATGGACCGCGACATGACGCTCATGGAGCCGAAGCACGAGAACCAGCGGCATGACCGCGAGGTATTCTGCCCGGGTATTGAGGTGGGTGCGGTGTGCGACAGCCCGAAGAATCCGATTGTCTATGAGGCGTGAGTCTGGTCAGCGCTGGAAGTCGTAGAGATTCGACAGATTGAGGATGCGAGTCAGCTCGTCGAGGGCGTCGCGTGCGATCGTGATGAGTTTCGGATCGGCGAGGTCGTCGGGGGTCAGGGTTTCGGGGTAGGTCCGGTGCGCCCAGTCGCGGAGTTGTGCGGCGCGCCGCTCGGTGAGCAGCAGTGACTGGGGGATGGCGGCCTGCTGGTGATCGGTCAGGACGACGCGTAGGCGGAGGCAGGCGGGCCCGCCGCCGTTGCTCATGGACTGCTGGAGGTCGAAGAAGAGGGCTTCGTGGATGAGGCCCTGCGTCTGCCAGTCTTCGAGCAGCCGGCTGACGGCGGGCGACTGGCGGCAGTTCTCGGGGCAGACGATGAGCCGCTGTCCGTCGGGCGTGCGGAGCAGTTGGCTGTTAAACAGGTAGGAACTGACGGCGTCCTCGAGTGAGACCTCGTCGGGGTGTACGCGGAGGATGATGAGAGGCTGGGCGTGGTGTCGGTTCCACGTCTCGGTGATCTGGCTGATGGCGTCGTCGGTGTCGATGTAGGCGTGTTCGTGGAGCAGGAGGAGGTCGGTGTCGCCGACGGCGATGACGTCGTTGTGGAAGACGCCCGCGTCGATGGCGTCGGGGTGCTGCTGGAGGAAGAGGGTGCGCTGGGGATCGAGTTGGTGTCGGCGTGCGACGGCCTGCGAGGCGGCGAGGCGTTGGCGGGCGTTGAAGCGACGGGGCTCGGGGCCGGGACTGGTGCCGCGGGGAGCGGCGGTGCCGTATGTGAAGATCTCGATGCCGGGGTTGTCGTGGGTGGGTGCGAGTCGTGTGTGATTGGCGGCGCCCTCGTCGGTGAGCGCGGCGGGGAGCGGGTCGTGGACGGCGAATCGGGTGTCGTCGGCGAAGATGCGGCGGAGCAGACGCGTGGTGAAGGGGGCTTCGAGCGAGCGGTGGAGGGCGCTGGTGAGGTTGGCGGGTGAGAGATGGAGTCGCTGGTCGGCGGTGTCGGGTGCGGGGCTGACGGTGGCGGCGTTGGCGGTCCACATCGCCGAGGCGCTCCACGCGGCGGCGAGGAGTTCGGGCGCGTGTCGTTGTGCGGCGTGGAGGAGGTCGGCGTCGGTGCCGGTGAAACCGGCGGCGCGGAGCAGGTCGAGGTGGGGGCGTTCGTGGGGCGGGAGGACGGCCTGGGGTATGCCGAGTCGTGCGAGGGTCGCTGCCTTGTCGATGCCCTGGAGGACGGCGGCGCGGGGCGAGGCGGTGTCGCCGCGGTGGGTCTGCGAGGCGAGGTTGCCGGGCGCGAGGCCGGCGTAGTTGTGGGTGGGGCCGACGAGGCCGTCGAACTGGAACTCGGTGGTGGTCATGAGGAGGGTGTGATGCCGGGGAGGGGTTTGTCGACGGGCGCGAGGGGCCCGGCCTCCATGGAGGCGACGGGGAAGGCGCAGTAGGCGGCGGCGGCGCTGGCGCTGGGTCGGTGGTTGCCGCTGCGTCCGATGCCGCCGAAGGGCATCTTGCCGGAGGCGCCGACGGTGGGCCCGTTGAGGTTGATGATGCCGGCGCGGACGGTGTGCACAAAGCGGTCGAAGTGTTCGGCGTTGTCGGTGAGGAGCGAGGCGGCGAGGCCGTAGCGTGTCTGGTTGGCGAGGGCGATGGCGTCGTCGAGGGTACGGGTGGTGAGGACGGAAAGGAGGGGTCCGAAGTATTCTTCGTCGGGACGCTTGTCGGGTTCGATGGCGAGGATGCCGGGCGTGAGGATGCCGGTGTGAGGTCCGGCGACTTCGAGGGGGAGGACGGGCGCTGCGCCAAAGTCGAGGAGTTGCTGTTGGGCGTCGAGAATGGCCTGCCCGGCCTGCGGGGTTATGAGGGGACCGCAGAAGGGCGCGGGCTCGGCGTCGAAGGGTCCGACGGTGATGGATCGTGCGATACCGGTGAGGCGGTCGAGGAAGGCGTCGCGATCGATGCTGTCGGTGAGGATGACGCGTCGGGCGCAGTTGCAGCGTTGTCCGGCGGTGGAGAAAGCCGAGACGGCGGTGATGTAGGCGGCGGTATCGAGGTGGTTGGTGTCGTGGACGACGATGGGGTTGTTGCCGCCGAGTTCGAGCGCGACGATCTTGCCGGGCTCATCGACGAGGCTGGCTGCGATGGATCGGCCGGCGGGGTAGCTGCCGGTGAAGAGGACGCCATCGGTCTGCGGGTGCTGGACGAGTGCCTGTCCGGTGTCGCGTGCGCCGACAACGGCGGAGAGAACGCCTTGCGGGAGCCCGGCCTTCTGCCAGAGCTCGGCCATGATCATGCCGGCGGTGGGCGTGCGTTCGCTGGGCTTGAAGACGATGGTATTGCCAGCGAGGAGCGCGGGGGTGATGTGGCCGTTGGGCAGGTGGATGGGGAAGTTGAAGGGTCCGATGACGGCGAGCAGGCCGTGGGGCCGGTATCGGGTCACCCCCCTGCCGTTGGGCAGGTCGATGGTTCGATCGGCGAGTTGACGGCGGTGTTCCTCGATGGAGGTGGCGACCTTGGGGGCGAGCAGCGCGGCTTCGCCACGCGCCTCCCAGAGGGGTTTGCCGGCTTCGCGTGCGATGGCGAGGGCGATTTCTTCGGTGTGCTGTTTGGCGAGTTCGGCGTAGCGTTGGGCGATCTCGATGCGCTGGTCGAGCGGGGTGGCGGCCCAGGCGGGGTGAGCGTCACGGGCGGCCTGGACGGCCTCGTCGACCTGATCGCCGGAGGCGGCGTTGCCCTGCCAGGTGGGTTCGAGCGACCAGGGGTTGTGGGCTTGGAGCGGGGCGCCTGTGCCGGCGGCCCAGTTGCCGTTGATGAGGTGCTGTCCGGGGGTCATCGCTGCTCAGCTTTCGTTGTTGTAGTCGGGTCGGAGTCGGACGGCGCGGATGGGTTCGCCTGATTCGAGGTCAAGGGTGGCGGCCACGTCGTGTGGGATCTGGAGGGTGTCGCCCTCGGGCCGAGCGGGGGCGAAGGTGGCGAGGAAGGTGTCGCGGGTATTGCCGATCATCCAGAGTTCGTTGGCGTCGGCGGGGACGTCGGTGGTCCAACGCCAGATGCGGCTGTCGCGGACGGTTCGGATCTGCTGGGTGGGGCAGGTGACGATGGGGCCTGCGTCGAAGATATCGACGAGGTCGCC
Coding sequences within:
- a CDS encoding phytanoyl-CoA dioxygenase family protein: MNLTMESAALTEALDQPFALSATHLERFAKFGYVKIPGVLSPELLEAVREPIGRVVQANNKHAGVPIEERDTYGKAFIQVTNIWEQSEEARRFVMGKRLGRIAAELLGVAGVRLYHDQALYKEPSGGITPWHLDQYYWPLATDRTVTVWIPLVEIPIEMGPLSFAAGSQELDFGRDMAISDDSETALRDALEREAYPVEASAYALGEVSFHLGWTAHRAGPNRGERAREVMTMIYMDRDMTLMEPKHENQRHDREVFCPGIEVGAVCDSPKNPIVYEA
- a CDS encoding helix-turn-helix domain-containing protein, with the protein product MEPLLEHLTPTPQSSFRLYTRVDDHFSFEWHHHPEYELTLILEGYGRRFVGDSIHGYEAGDLVLIGPYLPHTWQSDESSSDNTAVVIHFTEAWVKQGVGSWPELQYLARMLDRSTHGLLFDERTRARAAEGLKALSSMSGLGRLARLLEVLYGLASDPKARTIASPGYRRSSRPIDPRIDRVCRFVNDRINEELTQREVAAMIRMKPTSFSRLFKRAMGKTFIEYVHELRIANACRGLVESDDPITDVCFRSGFNNVSNFNRVFRRLVGVSPRAYRRQFHEPAARA
- the astB gene encoding N-succinylarginine dihydrolase yields the protein MTTTEFQFDGLVGPTHNYAGLAPGNLASQTHRGDTASPRAAVLQGIDKAATLARLGIPQAVLPPHERPHLDLLRAAGFTGTDADLLHAAQRHAPELLAAAWSASAMWTANAATVSPAPDTADQRLHLSPANLTSALHRSLEAPFTTRLLRRIFADDTRFAVHDPLPAALTDEGAANHTRLAPTHDNPGIEIFTYGTAAPRGTSPGPEPRRFNARQRLAASQAVARRHQLDPQRTLFLQQHPDAIDAGVFHNDVIAVGDTDLLLLHEHAYIDTDDAISQITETWNRHHAQPLIILRVHPDEVSLEDAVSSYLFNSQLLRTPDGQRLIVCPENCRQSPAVSRLLEDWQTQGLIHEALFFDLQQSMSNGGGPACLRLRVVLTDHQQAAIPQSLLLTERRAAQLRDWAHRTYPETLTPDDLADPKLITIARDALDELTRILNLSNLYDFQR
- a CDS encoding lamin tail domain-containing protein, with the translated sequence MLKTRSLLALALALSTSAASGQVVINEFIYDTNNYDAEDTNREFVELYNAGNGPVDISGWTLDAWDTVDSDGLSGLNASFEIPAGTTLAAGDFYVMGWGSVPNVDQVLTPYYNTPNGNGSQAKQGLFEDRSETIELYSNTGVLQDAVRYEVNKWVSGADANQIFIPAEVFAEIGAGPDIDETNPSASTVPGGLWSNFQSIRADGNISVSRYIDGHDTNVNGYDFGAFKATPGAPNALPSVPQHVVPDVDGLAEGATLTEYTESWVAATVIDPTVVSTLNPTVIVPSPQGGNAIAVSDSSGGTMVAGQELVDKIDIYAYLETSVVTRADGNTPQESTMFGIGTTDANFNIPDPEDKLGATGSNVNGSTGLAWLFLRTDVDATLYLVDAKQGGRDYDTWDILAQYDLTDEAADWARLSIDAENGVATYNDEIINFDAQPDLLGTFYVGFNEFVDGRATRPATWDMVSSVVSLPGDANGDGLVNLLDLSVLASNFDGTDTPYTNADGDFNGDGLVNLLDLSILATNFETTQTPEPAGAALIGLGALALIRRR
- the astD gene encoding succinylglutamate-semialdehyde dehydrogenase, producing MTPGQHLINGNWAAGTGAPLQAHNPWSLEPTWQGNAASGDQVDEAVQAARDAHPAWAATPLDQRIEIAQRYAELAKQHTEEIALAIAREAGKPLWEARGEAALLAPKVATSIEEHRRQLADRTIDLPNGRGVTRYRPHGLLAVIGPFNFPIHLPNGHITPALLAGNTIVFKPSERTPTAGMIMAELWQKAGLPQGVLSAVVGARDTGQALVQHPQTDGVLFTGSYPAGRSIAASLVDEPGKIVALELGGNNPIVVHDTNHLDTAAYITAVSAFSTAGQRCNCARRVILTDSIDRDAFLDRLTGIARSITVGPFDAEPAPFCGPLITPQAGQAILDAQQQLLDFGAAPVLPLEVAGPHTGILTPGILAIEPDKRPDEEYFGPLLSVLTTRTLDDAIALANQTRYGLAASLLTDNAEHFDRFVHTVRAGIINLNGPTVGASGKMPFGGIGRSGNHRPSASAAAAYCAFPVASMEAGPLAPVDKPLPGITPSS